ACGCGCTTGGGGACAAAAAAAATCCTCCGCTCGTGCTTTTGCATGGCGCTGCTGGTTGTTTGGCGATGGAGCTTGAGCCGCTCGCGCGCCGGCTCAGCAAACACTACCGCATTTACACAGTCGACTTCACAGCCCACGGTCAATCTGATCCCCTGCCCAACCAGGACTTTACGCCGGCCCTCTTCATAGACAATGTGGCAACCATTTTTGACTACTTCGAACTCGCTGAAGCCAACCTCTTTGGCTTTTCGCTCGGCGGGTTTGTGGCCCTCTCCTATGCCCACGCAAACCCGGACCGGGTACGCCGGCTTGCGGTGCACGCCACCCATGTATTTTGGGATGAAGCGCTGGTTGAGACGATGTTGACCAGACTGGATTACGAAGGCATCAAGCAGGCCAGTCCTGATCTGGCACGTTACCTGGAACAAATGCACGGAGAGGACAACTGGGCCTCACTTTTCGAGCGCACCAAACAGTATACCTTACAAATCCCGACGTTCGATGCAGCATACACCCACGTACGTGATGTCACAACACCTACCCTGGTAAGTGCCGTAGACGAAGACGATTTGTTTTCTGTAGACTCTCCCGTGGGATTGCATAAAATGCTGGCAAACAGCAACCTGGCAATTATACCCGGGAAACGGCATGCACTTCAGAATGTGAACCTGGACTTGTTTGTACCCCTCCTACGCCGGCATTTTGGACAGGC
The window above is part of the Bacteroidota bacterium genome. Proteins encoded here:
- the mce gene encoding methylmalonyl-CoA epimerase, whose protein sequence is MSSFHLDHVGIAVDNVQDVLDLFQQMLHATPYKSETVASQGVRTHFIAAGDTAKIELLEATTPDSPIARYLERHKAGIHHLAFEVGNIKSAWRKLEKQGFQLIGDGPSDGADGKKIFFVHPKQTHGMLIEFCQSQRETIEPVKVPFREGHLAAYALGDKKNPPLVLLHGAAGCLAMELEPLARRLSKHYRIYTVDFTAHGQSDPLPNQDFTPALFIDNVATIFDYFELAEANLFGFSLGGFVALSYAHANPDRVRRLAVHATHVFWDEALVETMLTRLDYEGIKQASPDLARYLEQMHGEDNWASLFERTKQYTLQIPTFDAAYTHVRDVTTPTLVSAVDEDDLFSVDSPVGLHKMLANSNLAIIPGKRHALQNVNLDLFVPLLRRHFGQAIVRS